A stretch of Caenorhabditis elegans chromosome IV DNA encodes these proteins:
- the F41H10.4 gene encoding GRIP domain-containing protein (Confirmed by transcript evidence), with protein sequence MATESGGLSKEEFLLVQEQLLQLKNENYELREEIKKKNAAASQHQNSPKNEALQFASKLINRASSSKKDEAEIESLRRKLETQEQEFRLQQSTLFEELKTISTQNETLKNQMSSYSDHPLEKEAEERQTVEQLKEAIKNLTDEKVLLCQETIPAISNKVTSLSEELENCQTLNVELEDRLLSITSESEAILKIKEKVVEENLRIRKEIEELRRENEGIAEKMKESNNAVMDENKKLSDDNLEYRKTMLSQKSEIDSLKAENFKLVSENQLNHDVSKNLAALQSEKLKLTEISQQEISGLKKKIEVLKSENHRLSSQIQQNTNEAAKNHEKLLEDRVLLLETRYQLEVDDLKKSFESDKECFLLKMTSLEEKLKSAEEDKKLAVKKAMSLVKELQKSLKEERKRADSYERKSEERAGWHVVPPENDRQSSHTFDGNESVSSMSAIESENVELITRLATLQKIHSENADSILQLESENSRLRREVTEKGELIENLIREKPLGTGFQQQNNLGSSSSSSVQPKLEASFRKLLNTLGQDSRDSDVREMNKKLQRMLEETLSKNIILQRDLQTIMERTGL encoded by the exons ATGGCGACAGAGTCGGGTGGCTTGTCGAAGGAGGAATTCCTTCTTGTTCAAGAGCAACTTTTgcagctgaaaaatgaaaattacgaGTTACGAGAGGAGATTAAAAAGAAGAACGCAGCAGCTTCCCAACACCAAAACTCTCCGAAAAATGAAGCATTGCAATTTGCTAGCAAG TTAATCAACAGAGCATCTTCTTcgaaaaaagatgaagcaGAAATTGAGTCGCTTCGGCGGAAACTAGAGACCCAAGAGCAAGAGTTTCGCCTTCAACAATCTACCCTTTTTGAAGAGCTCAAGACA ATATCCACACAAAATGAGACATTAAAGAATCAAATGTCGTCTTATTCTGATCATCCTCTGGAAAAAGAAGCAGAAGAAAGGCAAACAGTGGAACAATTAAAAGAagctattaaaaatttaacagacGAAAAAGTTTTGCTATGTCAAG AAACAATTCCTGCTATAAGCAACAAAGTTACAAGTCTCAGTGAAGAACTTGAAAACTGTCAGACATTGAACGTCGAGCTTGAAGATCGTTTACTCTCAATAACTTCAGAATCCGAAGCTATTCTTAAAATTAAGGAGAAGGTTGTCGAGGAAAATTTGCGAATTAggaaagaaattgaagaattacGCAGAGAAAATGAAGggattgctgaaaaaatgaaggagAGTAACAATGCAGTGAtggatgaaaataaaaagcttTCTGATGATAATCTGGAATATAGAAAGACAATGTTGAGtcagaaatctgaaattgacaGTTTAAAAGCTGAGAATTTTAAACTCGTCTCTGAAAATCAACTAAATCATGACGTTTCTAAAAACCTTGCTGCTCTACAATCAGAAAAACTAAAGCTGACTGAAATATCTCAACAAGAAATATcaggtttgaaaaaaaagatcgaagttttaaaatcggaaaatcatCGTCTTTCGTCTCAAATCCAACAGAACACTAATGAAGCTGCAAAGAACCACGAAAAACTTTTAGAAGACCGAGTACTTCTTCTCGAAACTCGTTATCAATTGGAAGTTGATGATCTTAAAAAGAGTTTTGAGTCGGATAAAGAATGTTTCCTTTTGAAAATGACGAGTTTAGAGGAGAAGCTGAAATCAGCGGAAGAAGACAAGAAGCTCGCAGTGAAAAAAGCAATGTCTCTTGTGAAAGAGCtacaaaaatcattaaaagaAGAGAGAAAACGAGCTGATTCTTATGAGAGAAAAAGCGAAGAAAGAGCTGGATGGCATGTGGTTCCACCAGAAAATGATAGGCAAAGTAGTCAT actttcgaCGGAAACGAAAGTGTTTCATCAATGTCGGCAATCGAATCGGAGAACGTTGAACTTATCACTCGTCTAGCCACGTTACAAAAGATTCATTCGGAAAATGCAGATTCC ATTCTCCAACTCGAATCAGAAAATAGTCGCTTGCGACGGGAAGTGACGGAAAAAGGAGAATTAATTGAGAATTTGATCCGCGAAAAACCTCTTGGCACCGGATTTCAACAACAGAATAATCTgggttcttcttcttcttcttctgttcAACCGAAACTTGAAG CGTCATTCCGAAAACTGCTCAATACACTTGGCCAAGATTCCCGAGATTCAGATGTCCGTGAAATGAACAAAAAGCTGCAAAGAATGCTTGAAGAGacactttctaaaaatataattcttcAGAGAGACTTGCAAACTATTATGGAGAGAACTGGCTTGTAG
- the sand-1 gene encoding Vacuolar fusion protein MON1 homolog (Confirmed by transcript evidence), with product MEVEVPGGSEAADTGSEASYKVSQVEIEDVEENLKNADVIFEHLEQLPFQVFILSEFGKPIFVNNDRNEGEIVSLVALICAFVSRCQSWGDSLMTMTSQDNHIQFLHKSPLIFCVVSKYPEQLDQQLEVLFEQICSILSKSQLENVYKKKGDNYDLRKLLRGTDRLIDSSISSWRASPINLVDSSISAIPMNPSDREFLSTTMASCLGAAKLDGALFGIMIARRQIAAMVRFKKYMIHPRDLNIVINLVSDNTLQTDSQNWVPICLPRFNDTGFFYAYISYPWCNKEQDIPVCIVLLSVKRDHFDGLKEVRQQIVTKLENNQKFFVNFAQAMKTPNLYQISQIGSNSESLWSFLYLNHSSKQVCMSASKIPLITRDERWIARSEMRRSSSLSSLHPHLRTLFVRGTKHCLFVWVTDLFSLYCIFGPFVTATIAFQVVEKLLKSLKSHEQRYFIINSTSF from the exons atggaagTAGAAGTACCTGGTGGATCAGAAGCTGCCGATACTGGAAGTGAAGCGAGTTATAAAGTGTCACAAGTAGAGATTGAAGATGTTgaagagaatttgaaaaatgctgatGTGATATTTGAACATCTTGAGCAACTTCCATTTCAGGTGTTTATTCTGAGCGAATTTGGAAAACCGATTTTTGTAAA caaCGATCGAAATGAGGGTGAAATCGTCAGTTTGGTGGCTCTAATTTGTGCATTTGTGAGCCGATGCCAATCTTGGGGTGATAGTTTGATGACGATGACGTCACAGGATAAtcacattcaatttttacacaaaTCACCGCTTATTTTCTGCGTTG TCTCAAAATACCCGGAGCAACTGGATCAACAACTGGAAGTCCTTTTTGAGCAGATTTGTTCGATTCTTTCCAAAAgtcaattggaaaatgtatacAAGAAAAAGGGTGACAATTACGATCTTCGAAAACTTCTTCGTGGAACCGATCGTTTAATTGATTCATCGATTTCTTCGTGGAGAGCCTCCCCGATCAATCTTGTCGATTCTTCGATTTCGGCAATTCCAATGAATCCATCAGATCGGGAATTTCTATCAACAACGATGGCTTCATGTCTTGGAGCAGCGAAATTAGATGGTGCTCTTTTCGGAATAATGATTGCGAGAAGGCAAATCGCAGCGATGGTTAGATTTAAG AAATATATGATTCATCCTCGTGATTTGAACATTGTCATCAACCTTGTCTCTGATAATACTCTACAAACAGACTCCCAGAATTGGGTTCCAATCTGTCTGCCACGGTTCAATGACACAGGATTTTTCTACGCCTACATATCGTATCCATGGTGCAATAAAGAGCAAGATATTCCTGTGTGCATTGTGCTTCTTTCGGTGAAACGAGATCATTTCGATGGGCTCAAGGAAGTTCGACAACAAATTGTGACGAAGttggaaaataatcaaaagttCTTTGTTAACTTTGCACAGGCGATGAAGACGCCGAATCTTTATCAAATATCACAAATCGGATCGAATTCCGAATCGCTTTGGtcgtttttgtatttaaatcaTTCTTCAAAGCAAGTCTGTATGTCAGCCTCAAA aattccCCTAATAACACGTGACGAACGATGGATTGCTCGTTCAGAAATGCGTCGATCTTCATCATTATCATCTCTCCATCCACATCTTCGAACTCTTTTCGTACGTGGCACCAAACATTGTCTTTTTGTTTGGGTCACTGATCTCTTTTCACTTTACTGCATATTCGGACCATTTGTCACCGCAACAATCGCATTCCAAGTCGTCGAAAAGCTTCTGAAATCGCTGAAATCTCACGAACAACGATATTTTATCATTAATTCAACAtccttttaa
- the F41H10.5 gene encoding TLC domain-containing protein (Partially confirmed by transcript evidence), with the protein MSEETSSLSLRIEYRVPNLMNIFLLHNIIPLIVYSLLFRMARQYVKANFWLKFEGFKRYRLQNLTVCWLHAVIVGGGDLILMFSHPHEIFHDVIDWYNPIAAQLPLISVAYFFQDAFDMLMYEWNSYTLELLLHHFATCAALVAPGLTGKFTLAAGWALLMEVNSIFLHARTILQICGLSTQFPGVFRVVVYSNIISFFFFRIVSQILWTNWAIYNVPGLHWYYVLVGLGGPIIFGCINGMLFLRLLASDGFLTEKLRARFAMTRDKNDDQEKKKGN; encoded by the exons ATGTCGGAGGAAACCTCATCATTATCACTACGTATCGAATATAGGGTTCCAAATTtaatgaatatatttttactcCATAATATCATCCCGCTAATCGTCTACTCGTTGCTTTTCCGAATGGCACGACAATATGTGAAGGCTAACTTTTGGTTGAAATTTGAGGGattcaa GCGATACCGTTTGCAAAACCTCACAGTCTGCTGGCTGCACGCTGTCATTGTTGGAGGTGGTGATCTGATTCTGATGTTCAGTCATCCTCATGAGATCTTTCATGACGTCATCGACTGGTACAATCCCATTGCCGCTCAGCTCCCATTGATCTCGGTCGCCTATTTCTTTCAAGACGCCTTTGACATGCTGATGTATGAATGGAATAGCTATACATTGGAGCTGCTGCTTCATCATTTTGCAACGTGTGCCGCATTGGTGGCTCCCGGGCTGACTGGAAAGTTCACACTGGCAGCCGGATGGGCTTTGTTGATGGAGGTCAACAG catcTTCCTTCACGCCCGAACAATTCTTCAAATCTGTGGCCTTTCCACCCAATTTCCTGGAGTATTCCGTGTTGTCGTCTACTCAAATAtcatcagcttcttcttcttccgtATCGTCTCTCAAATTCTCTGGACAAACTGGGCAATTTACAATGTTCCTGGTCTTCATTGGTATTATGTGCTTGTCGGATTGGGTGGACCCATCATATTTGGTTGTATCAATGGAATGTTGTTCTTGAGACTTCTTGCTTCTGACGgatttttgaccgaaaaacTTCGAGCGAGATTTGCAATGACTCGAGACAAGAATGATGAtcaagagaagaagaagggaaattag